In one window of Halorubrum sp. BV1 DNA:
- a CDS encoding response regulator produces the protein MTDRVLVVDDSAFQRTVVRDALEGPFEVVGEAEHGAEAVELFEAYEPDAVSMDVVMPEMTGIEATAAIKDRWPDAVIVMCTSVDQQEKMMEAVKAGADGYVTKPVDAEELVPEFESHLG, from the coding sequence ATGACCGATCGGGTGCTCGTCGTCGACGATTCGGCCTTCCAGCGGACCGTGGTTCGGGACGCGTTGGAGGGTCCCTTCGAGGTCGTCGGTGAGGCGGAACACGGCGCGGAGGCGGTGGAACTGTTCGAGGCGTACGAGCCCGACGCAGTGTCGATGGACGTCGTCATGCCGGAGATGACCGGCATCGAGGCGACGGCGGCGATCAAGGACCGCTGGCCCGACGCCGTGATCGTGATGTGTACGAGCGTCGACCAGCAAGAGAAAATGATGGAGGCAGTCAAGGCCGGTGCCGACGGCTACGTGACGAAACCGGTCGACGCCGAGGAGTTGGTTCCCGAGTTCGAAAGCCACCTCGGGTGA
- a CDS encoding phosphate uptake regulator PhoU, producing METRKVQRLGPSTLAMTLPAEWAKEHGVNKGDEVSLRMGGKGTLTVLPESVSTEESEAVINADGLDAQSLERAIVAQYVLGRRVIHVRSEGTLDSEHINAVYKAETQLMGLGVIEETPEDISIRCSVDPEDFTLDNLLERLENTGSTMRGEAVKALAHGNPDLAQRALNRERQANKIFVLLLRLIFTAYQNPNLARAVGLEEGFPLIGYRSVAKNLELTADNAEDIADIVMEADGHTLDVDSATMRQIRDFTDQVDELTAVAVRAVVERDYDLTVECRELFARLEDREQDILGELPADLDNDTLLMTREVLVSLQHTAEYAMRNAEIAANLALNEASDHVEII from the coding sequence ATGGAAACGCGGAAGGTCCAACGGCTGGGTCCGTCGACGCTGGCGATGACCCTCCCCGCCGAGTGGGCGAAGGAACACGGCGTCAACAAGGGCGACGAGGTGTCGTTGCGAATGGGTGGCAAAGGAACGCTCACAGTGCTTCCAGAGTCGGTGAGCACCGAGGAGTCGGAAGCCGTCATCAACGCCGACGGGCTCGACGCCCAGTCGCTGGAGCGGGCCATCGTCGCACAGTACGTGCTCGGGCGGCGGGTGATCCACGTCCGGAGCGAGGGGACGCTCGACAGCGAACACATCAACGCGGTGTACAAAGCCGAGACGCAGCTGATGGGGCTCGGCGTCATAGAGGAGACGCCGGAAGACATCTCTATCCGGTGTTCCGTCGACCCCGAGGACTTCACCCTCGACAACCTGCTCGAACGGCTGGAGAACACGGGCTCGACCATGCGCGGCGAGGCCGTCAAGGCGCTCGCGCACGGCAACCCAGACCTCGCACAGCGCGCGCTCAACCGCGAGCGGCAGGCGAACAAGATATTCGTGCTCCTCCTGCGGCTGATCTTCACCGCCTACCAGAACCCGAACCTCGCCCGCGCGGTCGGATTAGAGGAGGGGTTCCCGCTCATCGGTTACCGGTCCGTCGCGAAGAATCTCGAACTCACCGCCGACAACGCCGAAGACATCGCCGACATCGTGATGGAGGCGGACGGCCACACGCTCGACGTCGACAGCGCGACGATGCGACAGATCCGGGATTTCACGGACCAAGTGGACGAACTGACGGCGGTCGCCGTCCGCGCCGTCGTCGAGCGGGACTACGACCTCACCGTGGAGTGCCGCGAGCTGTTCGCTCGGTTGGAAGACCGCGAACAGGATATCCTCGGCGAGCTGCCGGCCGACCTCGACAACGACACGCTCCTCATGACTCGCGAGGTGCTCGTCAGCCTCCAACACACCGCCGAGTACGCGATGCGAAACGCCGAGATCGCCGCGAACCTCGCGCTTAACGAGGCGTCCGACCACGTCGAGATCATCTGA
- a CDS encoding CoxG family protein, whose product MTVRVSRTFEFDAPAEDVWAFISDAEKRAGAISVVDTFEVYDDGRATWQVALPIPVIRSTIAVETEEVARDPPNRVKFVGKSRAFRVTGEHEITETNGGCRLANEFVVDGRIPGVESFFERNFDAELDNLEDALRASLGSSV is encoded by the coding sequence ATGACAGTCCGAGTGTCTCGGACGTTCGAGTTCGACGCCCCCGCCGAGGACGTGTGGGCGTTCATCTCGGACGCCGAGAAGCGTGCCGGCGCGATAAGCGTGGTCGACACGTTTGAGGTATACGACGATGGACGAGCGACGTGGCAGGTCGCCCTCCCGATCCCGGTGATCCGGTCGACGATCGCCGTGGAAACCGAGGAAGTCGCGCGCGACCCGCCGAACCGAGTGAAGTTCGTCGGGAAGTCGCGCGCCTTCCGCGTCACCGGCGAACACGAGATCACGGAGACGAACGGTGGGTGTCGGCTGGCCAACGAGTTCGTCGTCGACGGGCGTATCCCCGGCGTCGAATCGTTCTTCGAGCGGAACTTCGACGCGGAGCTGGATAACTTAGAAGACGCGCTCCGCGCGTCGCTCGGATCGTCCGTATGA
- a CDS encoding carbon-nitrogen family hydrolase, with product MRVACVQLGVDGGAVTANVDRALDRVRAAAEAGADVVVLPELFDVGYFAFDSYARAAESVAGDRLSRFSAAAADEDIHVLAGTIVEDLSASAADGVDVPTTDGLANTAVLFDRTGDRRLVYRKRHLFGYGSEETDRMVPGESTPTVEIDGVRVGVTTCYDLRFPEQFRGLVDAGVDCALVPSAWPYPRVEHWRTLGRARAIENLTYVATVNGSGTFDEDALCGRTTVYDPWGTTLASAGDEPTTVTANVDPDRVAAVREEFPALRDRR from the coding sequence ATGAGGGTCGCGTGCGTGCAACTCGGCGTCGACGGCGGGGCTGTCACGGCCAACGTCGACCGCGCGCTCGATCGCGTCCGGGCGGCCGCGGAGGCGGGCGCGGACGTCGTCGTCCTCCCGGAGCTGTTCGACGTCGGATACTTCGCGTTCGACTCGTACGCGCGCGCTGCAGAGAGCGTCGCCGGCGACCGGCTCTCGCGGTTCTCGGCGGCGGCAGCCGACGAGGATATCCACGTGCTCGCGGGGACGATAGTCGAGGACCTCTCGGCGTCCGCGGCCGACGGCGTCGACGTCCCGACGACCGACGGCCTCGCGAATACCGCCGTCCTGTTCGACCGCACCGGCGACCGACGGCTCGTCTACCGAAAACGCCACCTGTTCGGATACGGCTCGGAGGAGACGGACCGCATGGTTCCCGGAGAATCGACGCCGACAGTCGAGATCGACGGCGTGCGCGTCGGGGTGACCACCTGTTATGACCTCCGCTTTCCGGAGCAGTTCCGGGGGCTGGTCGACGCGGGGGTCGACTGCGCGCTCGTCCCGAGCGCGTGGCCGTATCCGCGGGTGGAACACTGGCGAACGCTCGGCCGAGCGCGCGCCATCGAGAACCTGACCTACGTTGCGACGGTGAACGGGAGCGGCACCTTCGACGAGGACGCGCTCTGCGGGCGGACGACCGTCTACGACCCGTGGGGAACGACGCTTGCGTCCGCGGGCGACGAGCCGACGACGGTGACCGCGAACGTCGACCCGGACCGCGTCGCGGCCGTTCGCGAGGAGTTCCCGGCGCTGCGTGACCGCAGATAG
- a CDS encoding presenilin family intramembrane aspartyl protease PSH, with translation MFPREYRGVAFVVGLFLVVQIGALALVPEFVESGYQAVENPDDPTNSLAYILAILVMTGLMLAAFRYDFDQAIRLLIVGVSAWLSWYVFSAVLPPAGAAVPALAVGLALLVYPEWYVIDTAGVLMGAGAAGLFGISFGLLPALVLLSLLAVYDAISVYGTEHMLSLAEGVMDLNIPVVLVIPLSLSYSLLDADESDEAAASDPTETSADADDAGDPGADADQDSAGGDVGDPTPVEDRDAFFIGLGDAVIPTVLVASAATFSPAASLGVPYVGLNLPALLAMVGQIAGLLVLMSWVIKGRPHAGLPLLNGGAIGGYVVGSVAAGVPLIEAVGLAGVL, from the coding sequence ATGTTCCCCCGCGAGTACCGCGGCGTCGCCTTCGTCGTCGGGCTGTTTCTGGTCGTGCAGATCGGAGCGCTCGCGCTCGTTCCCGAGTTCGTCGAGAGCGGCTATCAGGCGGTCGAGAACCCGGACGATCCGACGAACAGCCTCGCGTACATCCTCGCGATCCTCGTCATGACGGGGCTGATGCTCGCGGCGTTTCGATACGACTTCGATCAGGCGATCCGACTGCTGATCGTCGGCGTCTCCGCGTGGCTATCGTGGTACGTCTTCTCCGCCGTCCTCCCGCCCGCAGGGGCCGCCGTGCCCGCGCTCGCGGTCGGCCTCGCGCTGCTCGTCTATCCGGAGTGGTACGTGATAGATACCGCGGGGGTGTTGATGGGCGCGGGCGCGGCGGGTCTGTTCGGCATCTCGTTCGGTCTGTTGCCGGCGCTGGTCTTACTCTCGCTGCTCGCGGTCTACGACGCGATATCGGTGTATGGCACGGAGCACATGCTGTCGCTCGCGGAGGGCGTCATGGACCTGAATATCCCCGTCGTGCTCGTGATCCCGCTGTCGCTGTCGTACTCCCTTCTGGACGCCGACGAGTCGGACGAGGCCGCGGCGTCCGATCCGACGGAAACCTCCGCAGACGCCGACGACGCAGGCGACCCAGGCGCAGACGCCGATCAGGACTCTGCCGGCGGCGACGTCGGCGATCCCACGCCGGTCGAGGACCGCGACGCGTTCTTCATCGGCCTCGGTGACGCCGTGATTCCGACGGTGTTGGTCGCGAGCGCGGCGACGTTCTCGCCGGCCGCGAGCCTCGGAGTGCCGTACGTGGGGCTGAACCTTCCCGCGCTGCTCGCGATGGTCGGACAGATCGCGGGGCTGCTCGTCCTGATGAGCTGGGTGATCAAGGGCCGTCCCCACGCCGGGCTGCCGCTGTTGAACGGCGGTGCCATCGGCGGCTACGTGGTCGGCTCCGTCGCCGCGGGCGTGCCGCTGATCGAGGCCGTCGGCCTCGCCGGCGTCCTCTGA
- a CDS encoding type I 3-dehydroquinate dehydratase, giving the protein MNFDTFVLAATTNDLTRESAARGLADVVEFRMDKADDPLEQLDDYDGELPLLATNRARWFGGQAVDTGRLDRLSAASRSDHVEVVDVELETARGTEWVLDEFRDNGVDCIVSHHTFDDTPERGVLDAIFRQCGEYGDIAKVATFPQKHTDVLRLLRSIAVATETGIDVAGISMGEIGSHSRAVAPIYGSKLGYAPLADDESEYAPGQIPLERLRTLIDGLTEHSEIQRTGTASGENAERRQPAEH; this is encoded by the coding sequence ATGAACTTCGATACGTTCGTTCTTGCGGCCACGACGAACGATCTGACACGGGAGTCGGCGGCGCGCGGGCTCGCCGACGTCGTCGAGTTTCGGATGGACAAGGCGGACGACCCGCTCGAACAGCTCGACGACTACGATGGAGAGTTGCCGCTTCTCGCGACGAACCGGGCGCGCTGGTTCGGCGGCCAAGCGGTCGATACGGGCAGGCTCGACCGGCTTTCGGCCGCCTCACGCTCGGATCACGTCGAGGTCGTCGACGTCGAACTGGAGACCGCGCGGGGAACGGAGTGGGTGCTCGACGAGTTCCGCGACAACGGCGTCGACTGTATCGTCTCGCACCACACGTTCGATGACACGCCCGAACGGGGGGTTCTCGACGCGATATTCCGCCAGTGCGGGGAGTACGGCGACATCGCAAAGGTGGCCACGTTCCCGCAAAAGCACACCGACGTGCTCCGGTTACTTCGCTCGATCGCCGTCGCGACGGAGACGGGCATCGACGTGGCCGGCATTTCGATGGGAGAGATCGGGAGCCACTCCCGCGCGGTCGCACCGATATACGGCTCCAAGCTCGGATACGCCCCACTCGCCGACGACGAGAGCGAGTACGCGCCGGGACAGATACCTCTCGAGCGGCTCCGAACGCTGATCGACGGGCTCACAGAACACAGCGAGATACAGCGGACCGGCACGGCTTCAGGTGAGAACGCCGAACGGCGACAGCCGGCGGAGCACTAA
- a CDS encoding amino acid-binding protein yields MNEDEDAVNAYMIRLELVDEPGELLRALEPIGENGGNLLSIFHERGNITPRGHIPVEVDIEATASQYEAIVEVLQEEGINVIQAGAERYSESVVCILSGHIVDTDLSDTLSRIQETSNATVTDLSLSAPEGTRNTSSAKLRLAVEEGEIGETVASVRAIADEKDLHLIESLTGGNA; encoded by the coding sequence ATGAACGAGGATGAGGACGCGGTCAACGCCTACATGATCCGGCTCGAACTCGTCGACGAGCCGGGAGAACTCCTCCGGGCGCTGGAGCCGATAGGCGAGAACGGCGGCAACCTGCTGTCTATCTTTCACGAGCGCGGGAACATCACGCCGCGCGGACACATCCCCGTCGAGGTCGACATCGAGGCGACCGCCTCACAGTACGAGGCGATAGTCGAGGTGCTCCAAGAGGAGGGGATAAACGTGATCCAGGCGGGCGCAGAGCGATACAGCGAGTCGGTCGTCTGCATCCTTTCCGGGCACATCGTCGACACCGACCTGTCCGACACGCTCTCGCGGATTCAGGAGACGTCGAACGCCACGGTGACCGACCTCTCGCTTTCGGCTCCCGAAGGGACGCGAAACACTTCGAGCGCCAAGCTCCGGCTCGCCGTCGAAGAGGGAGAAATCGGCGAGACGGTCGCGAGCGTCCGCGCGATCGCCGACGAGAAGGACCTCCATCTGATCGAGTCGCTGACGGGGGGGAACGCGTGA
- a CDS encoding homoserine dehydrogenase, translating to MRLAIVGAGVVGRSVADLAPDRGHEVVAMGDSTSAVVADGPGESVDVDAALSRKVERGIVGDADPADVLAAEYDALVEATPTTLGDAEPGFSHVTAALERDRHVVLANKGPVAERFGDLRAAEADSAGEVRFEATVGGAMPVLSTIEDHGPAHVAAVRGVLNGTANFVLSRMAAEGLDYEHVLAEAQDLGVAEADPAFDVDGTDAALKCVILANVLAAGAADDPADAREFSLDDADVEGIRNVAGSALDLAGEDGLTVRLIGEVADGSVRVAPRLVKRNSPLAVSGTTNAAQIETTSAGTLTVSGRGAGGEETASAVLIDLNRLS from the coding sequence GTGAGACTCGCGATCGTCGGCGCGGGCGTCGTCGGCCGATCCGTCGCCGACCTCGCGCCCGACCGAGGCCACGAGGTCGTCGCGATGGGCGACTCGACGAGCGCGGTCGTCGCCGACGGCCCGGGCGAGTCGGTCGACGTCGACGCCGCGCTCTCGCGCAAGGTCGAGCGGGGGATCGTCGGCGACGCGGATCCGGCAGACGTGCTCGCGGCGGAGTACGACGCGCTGGTGGAGGCGACGCCGACGACGCTCGGGGACGCCGAGCCGGGGTTCTCGCACGTCACCGCGGCGCTGGAGCGAGACCGCCACGTCGTGCTCGCGAACAAGGGGCCGGTCGCGGAACGGTTCGGCGACCTCCGGGCGGCCGAAGCCGACAGCGCTGGCGAGGTGCGCTTCGAGGCCACCGTCGGCGGCGCGATGCCGGTCCTCTCGACGATTGAGGACCACGGGCCCGCTCACGTCGCCGCCGTCCGGGGCGTGCTCAACGGGACGGCGAACTTCGTCCTCTCGCGGATGGCCGCGGAGGGGCTGGATTACGAGCACGTGCTCGCGGAGGCGCAGGACTTGGGTGTCGCCGAGGCAGACCCCGCCTTCGACGTGGACGGCACGGACGCGGCGCTCAAGTGCGTCATCCTCGCGAACGTCCTCGCCGCCGGCGCGGCCGACGACCCCGCCGACGCCCGCGAGTTCAGCCTCGACGACGCCGATGTCGAGGGGATTCGGAACGTCGCCGGGAGCGCGCTGGACCTCGCCGGCGAGGACGGGCTGACGGTCCGGCTGATCGGCGAGGTCGCCGACGGCTCGGTCCGCGTCGCGCCCCGGTTGGTGAAGCGCAACTCGCCGCTCGCGGTGTCCGGAACGACGAACGCCGCACAGATCGAGACGACGTCGGCCGGAACGCTCACCGTCTCCGGGCGCGGAGCCGGCGGGGAGGAGACCGCGAGCGCGGTGCTGATTGATCTCAACCGGCTTAGCTAA
- a CDS encoding class I SAM-dependent methyltransferase → MRRFSAEYLEHTRRGMWDDGREALADLELPTRRRVLDVGCGTGELTRVLAAETPSDATVIGVDADRDLLAVARETDGSEAVEDETIDRATGESEPADCEMTDGTQTYLAGDATRLPISDDAVDLAVCQALLINLPDPAAAVREFTRVSSDLVAAIEPDNADVTVASTVPAEERLEREAREAYVAGVGTDVALGDRVRDAFADAGLRDVRTRRYVHEKRTAPPYADAALTSAARKASGAGLADHREELVAATSEHAYDDLRGRWREMGRAVVDAMRAGEYERVERVPFDVTVGRVD, encoded by the coding sequence GTGCGACGCTTCTCCGCCGAGTACCTCGAACACACCCGCCGCGGGATGTGGGACGACGGCCGCGAGGCGCTCGCGGACCTCGAGTTGCCGACCCGTCGGCGCGTCCTCGACGTCGGCTGCGGTACCGGCGAGCTGACGCGTGTGTTGGCCGCAGAAACGCCATCAGACGCGACCGTCATCGGCGTCGACGCCGATCGCGACCTCCTCGCTGTCGCTCGCGAGACGGATGGGAGCGAGGCGGTCGAGGACGAGACGATCGATCGCGCGACGGGCGAGAGCGAGCCGGCCGACTGCGAGATGACCGACGGAACCCAAACCTACCTCGCCGGCGACGCCACGCGGCTCCCGATCTCCGACGACGCCGTGGATCTCGCCGTCTGTCAGGCGCTCCTGATCAACCTCCCCGATCCGGCGGCGGCGGTCCGGGAGTTCACGCGGGTCTCGTCCGATCTCGTGGCAGCGATCGAACCGGACAACGCGGACGTGACCGTCGCTTCGACCGTCCCGGCCGAAGAGCGCTTAGAGCGCGAGGCACGGGAGGCGTACGTGGCCGGCGTCGGGACCGACGTGGCGCTCGGCGACCGCGTCCGCGACGCGTTCGCGGATGCGGGGCTTCGCGACGTTCGGACTCGACGGTACGTTCACGAGAAGCGGACTGCGCCGCCGTACGCGGACGCCGCGTTGACGTCGGCGGCGAGGAAGGCCTCCGGTGCGGGACTGGCCGACCACCGCGAGGAACTGGTGGCGGCGACCTCGGAGCACGCCTACGACGACCTCCGCGGCCGCTGGCGGGAGATGGGCCGCGCTGTCGTGGACGCCATGCGCGCGGGCGAGTACGAACGCGTCGAGCGCGTCCCGTTCGACGTCACCGTCGGCCGAGTCGACTGA
- a CDS encoding deoxyribonuclease IV, giving the protein MSLKVGAHVSIAGGVDNAVENQIEVGGNCGQIFTHSPQVWQDPNIGDEEAERFREGTERELAGPWVIHTSYLVNLCTPKEGLREKSLDSMQKEVDAASTLDIPYVNVHLGAHTGAGVDGGLDNAASVIDEIDVPDDVTILIESDAGAGTKLGGEFEHLAGVIDRTETDIDVCLDTAHAFAAGYDLSTPEAVDQTVAEFDDVVGLDHLRYVHLNDSKHACGTHKDEHAHIGEGEIGETGMERFLNHPDLLDVPLALETPTEDGKSFAWNIDRVRELRAE; this is encoded by the coding sequence ATGAGTCTCAAGGTCGGCGCGCACGTCTCCATCGCGGGCGGCGTGGACAACGCCGTGGAGAACCAGATCGAAGTCGGCGGGAACTGCGGACAGATATTCACCCACTCGCCGCAGGTGTGGCAGGACCCGAACATCGGCGACGAGGAAGCCGAACGGTTCCGCGAGGGGACCGAACGCGAACTAGCGGGCCCGTGGGTGATCCACACCTCGTATCTCGTGAACCTCTGTACGCCCAAAGAGGGGCTTCGCGAGAAGTCGCTCGATTCGATGCAAAAGGAGGTCGACGCGGCGTCGACGCTCGATATCCCCTACGTCAACGTCCACCTCGGCGCACACACCGGCGCGGGCGTCGACGGCGGCCTCGACAACGCCGCGTCGGTGATAGACGAGATCGACGTGCCCGACGACGTCACCATCCTGATCGAAAGCGACGCGGGCGCGGGGACGAAGCTCGGCGGCGAGTTCGAACACCTCGCCGGCGTCATCGACCGCACCGAGACCGACATCGACGTCTGTCTCGACACCGCCCACGCCTTCGCCGCGGGCTACGACCTCTCGACGCCCGAGGCCGTCGATCAGACGGTCGCGGAGTTCGACGACGTGGTCGGTCTCGACCACCTCCGATACGTCCACCTCAACGACTCGAAACACGCCTGCGGCACCCACAAGGACGAGCACGCGCACATCGGGGAAGGCGAGATCGGCGAGACCGGCATGGAGCGGTTCCTCAACCACCCGGACCTGCTTGACGTGCCGCTCGCGCTCGAAACACCGACGGAGGACGGCAAGAGCTTCGCGTGGAACATCGACCGCGTCCGCGAACTGCGGGCAGAGTGA
- a CDS encoding biotin/lipoate A/B protein ligase family protein — translation MTAPAVDWRLIAEEARPGAMQMALDEVAAETAAAGGPATVRTYRWEPSCLTLGYRQDPETVDWAFCEREGIDVTRRQTGGGGIYHDAHGDIAYSIAVPASHVPGELLDCYHLLCEPIFDAFDRLGIDADYVDEATPELYHPACYLRELHPAHDVVAGEAERSDSGAPGDDAPARRKIAGNAQYRKRDAVIQHGSLTFSVDAERHLGTFADSPVTPAAFRDRVVGMDELTDADRDEAVAAVADALAAWVRDGIGEVTEDATVGTDGTAATPDVDCDGSWTEAELERAAELVETKYRDPAWVRTRPGER, via the coding sequence ATGACCGCACCGGCCGTCGACTGGCGGCTGATCGCCGAGGAGGCACGACCGGGGGCGATGCAGATGGCGCTCGACGAGGTCGCGGCCGAGACGGCCGCCGCGGGCGGCCCCGCAACGGTCCGCACGTACCGCTGGGAGCCGAGCTGTCTCACCCTCGGCTACCGGCAGGACCCGGAGACGGTCGACTGGGCGTTCTGCGAACGCGAGGGGATCGACGTGACCAGACGGCAGACCGGCGGCGGCGGGATCTACCACGACGCACACGGCGACATCGCCTACTCGATCGCGGTCCCGGCGAGTCACGTTCCGGGCGAGCTGCTCGACTGTTATCACCTGCTCTGTGAGCCGATCTTCGACGCGTTCGACCGGCTCGGGATCGACGCCGACTACGTCGACGAGGCGACGCCGGAGCTGTATCACCCCGCGTGTTACCTCAGGGAACTCCATCCCGCACACGACGTGGTGGCGGGGGAGGCCGAACGGTCCGATTCCGGCGCACCCGGTGACGACGCGCCCGCGAGGCGAAAGATCGCCGGCAACGCGCAGTACCGGAAGCGCGACGCCGTGATACAGCACGGATCGCTCACGTTCTCGGTCGACGCCGAGCGCCACCTCGGGACGTTCGCGGACTCGCCCGTGACGCCCGCGGCGTTCCGCGACCGCGTCGTCGGCATGGACGAACTCACCGACGCCGACCGCGACGAGGCCGTGGCCGCGGTCGCGGACGCGCTCGCCGCGTGGGTGAGAGACGGGATCGGCGAAGTAACCGAGGACGCGACAGTGGGGACTGACGGGACGGCCGCGACTCCCGACGTCGACTGCGACGGCTCGTGGACGGAGGCGGAACTGGAACGGGCCGCGGAACTCGTCGAGACGAAGTACCGCGACCCGGCGTGGGTTCGGACGCGCCCCGGAGAGCGGTAG
- a CDS encoding MFS transporter, whose product MGHDRSADGQDDSGALAAFRQFFALERDVLVLSLAMFAFSLGFQMTNRFLPEYLIALGASGFVVGLFGTAGNVISAVFPYPGGAISDRVGSRYALTLFGLVSTLGFAVWFAAPALGAMTVAGVTVEPWVWVFVGLLFAQGWKSFGLGATFAVVKQATAPSRLAAGFASTETFRRTAFLVGPVLAAVLIGLHPEFTVSFRYVLAVAVVFGVVGTVAQHVLYDADGDSIGSSFAGITQIRRDLREMPEPLRPLLVGDTLVRFANGMVYVFFVLVVTQFYEVGFEATVGLGSVSRAVDLSPAAFFGYLLGVEMLVALLSMVPAAKAAERVGLKPIVALGFAVYALFPLVLIGGPDVLTPLLPLSWAMVLVFAFSGLRFAGLPSHKALIVGPAERGAGGRVTGTYYLLRNTVVIPSAALGGYLWEFVSPEVAFTTAAAIGVVGTGYFLVFGEEFDAYR is encoded by the coding sequence ATGGGACACGACCGATCCGCGGACGGACAGGACGATTCGGGGGCGTTAGCCGCGTTTCGACAGTTCTTCGCGCTCGAACGGGACGTCCTGGTGCTGTCGCTCGCGATGTTCGCGTTCAGTCTCGGGTTTCAGATGACGAATCGGTTTCTCCCCGAGTACCTGATCGCACTGGGCGCGTCGGGGTTCGTCGTCGGGCTCTTCGGCACCGCCGGCAACGTCATTTCGGCGGTGTTTCCGTACCCCGGCGGCGCGATCTCGGACCGCGTCGGATCGCGGTACGCGCTCACGCTGTTCGGGCTTGTTTCGACGCTCGGGTTCGCCGTCTGGTTCGCCGCACCGGCGCTCGGAGCGATGACGGTCGCGGGCGTCACCGTCGAACCGTGGGTCTGGGTCTTCGTCGGCCTCCTGTTCGCGCAGGGCTGGAAGTCGTTCGGGCTCGGCGCGACGTTCGCCGTCGTCAAGCAGGCGACCGCCCCCTCGCGGCTGGCCGCCGGCTTCGCCAGCACCGAGACGTTCCGGCGGACGGCCTTCCTCGTCGGGCCGGTGCTCGCGGCCGTCCTCATCGGTCTCCACCCGGAGTTCACCGTGAGCTTCCGGTATGTCCTCGCCGTGGCGGTCGTCTTCGGCGTCGTCGGGACGGTCGCCCAGCACGTCCTCTACGACGCGGACGGAGACTCGATCGGGAGTTCCTTCGCGGGGATAACGCAGATCAGACGGGACCTCCGCGAGATGCCTGAGCCGCTCCGGCCGCTCTTAGTGGGCGATACGCTCGTCAGGTTCGCGAACGGGATGGTGTACGTCTTCTTCGTGTTGGTCGTCACGCAGTTTTACGAGGTCGGATTCGAGGCCACGGTCGGGCTGGGTAGCGTCTCCCGCGCCGTCGACCTCTCGCCTGCGGCCTTCTTCGGCTACCTGCTCGGCGTCGAGATGCTGGTCGCGCTCCTCTCTATGGTCCCGGCGGCGAAGGCCGCAGAGCGCGTGGGTCTCAAACCGATCGTCGCGCTGGGCTTCGCCGTGTACGCGCTCTTTCCGCTCGTGCTCATCGGCGGACCAGACGTGCTCACGCCGCTTTTGCCGCTCTCGTGGGCGATGGTCCTCGTGTTCGCGTTCTCCGGGCTTCGCTTCGCGGGGCTCCCCTCTCATAAGGCGCTTATCGTCGGGCCCGCAGAGCGCGGTGCCGGCGGGCGCGTCACCGGGACGTACTACCTCCTGCGGAACACGGTCGTCATCCCGAGCGCCGCGCTCGGCGGCTACCTCTGGGAGTTCGTGAGTCCCGAGGTCGCGTTCACCACCGCGGCCGCGATCGGCGTCGTCGGGACCGGCTACTTCCTCGTCTTCGGCGAGGAGTTCGACGCGTATCGGTGA